The genomic region GCAGATCGTTCTCATTGGAATTCCCTTTGCTGAAGTAATTAATAAATCGCCCCTGCTTTAGAGCAATAAGTAGATTTGAAAGCTGAAGCTTATCAGCATGATACCTGAAGGTTCCTCTTTTCATCTTCAGTTCTGAAAGAACATCACTCTCTGAGCACCCAGGATTTTCTGATACATATGAAAGTATCTTTTCCCTGTTCTTTTCACCTTTTGTACATGCTACTTTTCCAAGAAGCAACGGGATGAATTTACCTATTGAAACTATGATGAACCAGATGGTACAACCTATCCATATGAATTTGAAATATAAGGGAAGATCCCAGAAAGTCAGAATTCCATCTGAACCTGTATTATGGATATTCTCCGGAGGAATGTCTTCTGGAGGTTCAAAGGTGACATAAACTTCGGCACTTGCAACATAACAATTGCAGATAATCAAAATCAAAAAAATTATTATTTTCAAGGTGTCGTGTAACTTTAATTTCAAGTAATGGACCCCACCATCACATCATTTGTAGATACGTACTACGTTTAAACAAACTTCAGCTTGAAGATAACAAATATGTGATATATAGATTATGGCCAATCATTCCAACTAATTTCAAAATACTATTTTACCATACATAACCCACTATTTGATACAGAGAAGAAAAAAGTAGAAAACGCCACATACAGGCAGGATTATTAATCAATCCTTTAACATAAATATTACAAATATAAATATAATTCATATTTTTGCATACTCAGTTTAAACGATGGCCACAATAGTTAAGTATTTCAAAAAATAATTTTACGATGTCACATTGGAATAATGTGGAGTGGGGTCCAAACTAAACTTGCAGAGTCGGCTTGAA from Methanolobus tindarius DSM 2278 harbors:
- a CDS encoding winged helix-turn-helix transcriptional regulator; the protein is MKLKLHDTLKIIIFLILIICNCYVASAEVYVTFEPPEDIPPENIHNTGSDGILTFWDLPLYFKFIWIGCTIWFIIVSIGKFIPLLLGKVACTKGEKNREKILSYVSENPGCSESDVLSELKMKRGTFRYHADKLQLSNLLIALKQGRFINYFSKGNSNENDLQAAGSNMQGDTRKCVLETICDEPGVTGKELSEKIGVDKSTIHWHITRLKDENMIRDEKDGRFRKYYPASNLSAIQDNNNKFAVISD